The Polaribacter tangerinus genome has a segment encoding these proteins:
- the serC gene encoding 3-phosphoserine/phosphohydroxythreonine transaminase, with translation MKKHNFSAGPCILPEEVLIKASEAVINFNNDNLSLLEISHRSKPFVAVMEKARSLALELLGLENKGYRALFLQGGASLEFLMVAYNLLHKKAAYLNTGTWSDKAIKEASSFGEVVEVASSKDKGFSYIPKNYQIPEDADYFHCTSNNTVAGTQIKTFPDTKVPLVCDMSSDIFSRQLDFEKFDLIYAGAQKNMGPAGTTLIIIKESILGKVERHIPSMLNYKTHIEKDSMFNTPAVFPVYVSMLTMQWLKDLGGISFIEKVNDKKATLLYSEIDRNSLFNGIVAKEDRSTMNATFNLVDESYKDKFDSMCVAAGISGINGHRSVGGYRASMYNALPLYSVQALVDVMQELERSV, from the coding sequence ATGAAAAAACATAATTTTAGCGCAGGACCATGTATTTTGCCCGAAGAAGTTTTAATAAAAGCATCTGAAGCAGTTATAAACTTTAATAATGATAATTTATCTTTATTAGAAATATCTCACAGAAGCAAGCCTTTTGTAGCTGTTATGGAAAAAGCCCGCTCTCTTGCTTTAGAACTTTTAGGACTTGAAAATAAAGGATACAGAGCACTTTTTTTACAAGGCGGTGCAAGCTTAGAATTTTTAATGGTTGCATATAATTTGCTCCATAAAAAAGCCGCTTATTTAAATACCGGAACCTGGTCGGACAAAGCTATAAAAGAAGCTTCTTCTTTTGGCGAAGTAGTAGAAGTTGCTTCATCTAAAGATAAAGGATTTAGCTATATTCCTAAAAACTATCAAATCCCAGAAGACGCCGATTATTTTCATTGTACCAGTAACAATACCGTGGCAGGAACGCAAATAAAAACTTTTCCTGACACTAAAGTTCCGTTAGTGTGTGATATGAGTTCCGATATTTTTTCTCGTCAATTAGATTTTGAAAAATTCGATTTAATTTATGCAGGAGCACAAAAAAATATGGGTCCTGCAGGAACTACACTTATCATTATAAAAGAAAGTATTTTAGGAAAAGTCGAAAGACATATTCCTTCTATGCTAAACTACAAAACTCATATAGAAAAAGATAGCATGTTTAATACACCTGCTGTTTTCCCTGTGTATGTTTCTATGCTAACCATGCAATGGCTAAAAGATTTAGGAGGAATTTCGTTCATTGAAAAAGTTAATGATAAAAAAGCGACTCTACTTTACTCTGAAATAGATAGAAATTCTCTTTTTAACGGAATTGTTGCTAAAGAAGACAGAAGTACTATGAATGCAACTTTTAACTTGGTAGATGAGTCTTACAAAGATAAGTTTGATTCGATGTGCGTCGCAGCTGGTATTAGTGGTATTAATGGTCATAGAAGTGTTGGTGGCTATAGAGCTAGTATGTATAATGCATTGCCATTATACAGCGTACAAGCATTAGTAGATGTTATGCAAGAATTAGAAAGAAGTGTATAA